A single region of the Sulfurimonas sp. genome encodes:
- a CDS encoding DUF6544 family protein, with amino-acid sequence MFVLKTTIILSVLALLAFFVLQISWLNFTSSASKDLFTNASNEKKLVNFEELNTLPKPVQKYFHLVLKDKSAIINRAYVSQVGEFRMDENSEKFSKTEAQQFFSTKPKGFTWHAKISIDAGIYVNVFDSYIDSKAGIKAKFLSVYTVVDQFEKKELNEAALQRYLAEAIWYPTALLPSQGVKWTSIDANTAKATITDGDTTTSLEFSFNEKGEISSIYSPNRFRGVDDHYIATPWSCKVSNYVQKDHYLIPQYGEVSWLINNKEFTYYKLNIQDVQYN; translated from the coding sequence ATGTTTGTTCTAAAAACTACTATTATTTTATCCGTATTGGCACTTTTAGCTTTTTTCGTACTTCAAATCTCTTGGCTTAATTTTACATCTTCTGCATCTAAAGATCTTTTCACTAATGCATCAAATGAAAAAAAACTTGTTAATTTTGAAGAGTTAAATACTCTTCCTAAACCTGTACAAAAATATTTTCATCTTGTTTTAAAAGACAAATCTGCGATTATCAACAGAGCTTACGTATCACAGGTTGGAGAGTTTAGAATGGATGAGAATTCTGAGAAGTTTTCAAAAACAGAAGCTCAGCAGTTTTTTTCTACAAAGCCAAAAGGATTTACATGGCATGCGAAAATATCCATAGATGCAGGTATATATGTAAATGTGTTTGACTCGTACATAGATTCAAAAGCTGGTATAAAAGCCAAGTTTTTATCTGTCTATACTGTAGTTGATCAATTCGAAAAAAAAGAGTTAAATGAAGCTGCCCTGCAAAGATATTTGGCTGAGGCTATATGGTACCCCACAGCTCTTCTTCCGAGTCAAGGAGTGAAATGGACAAGCATAGATGCAAACACTGCAAAAGCTACTATAACTGATGGAGATACTACTACCTCATTAGAATTTAGTTTTAATGAAAAAGGCGAGATAAGCTCAATATATTCACCTAATCGATTTAGAGGTGTGGATGATCATTACATAGCTACACCTTGGAGTTGCAAAGTATCAAACTATGTTCAAAAAGATCATTACCTGATCCCACAATACGGTGAAGTTTCATGGCTTATAAACAA
- a CDS encoding peptidylprolyl isomerase → MAYAEARHILVPTEEECNALKAEIEAGADFADIAAQKSECPSGRNGGALGRFSPGQMVPEFDEAVFRGGDVGELQGPIQTQFGFHLLEVTARG, encoded by the coding sequence ATGGCATATGCAGAAGCAAGACATATATTAGTACCGACAGAGGAAGAGTGTAATGCTCTAAAAGCAGAGATCGAAGCTGGAGCAGACTTTGCAGATATAGCAGCACAAAAATCAGAATGCCCATCTGGTAGAAACGGCGGAGCTTTAGGTAGATTTTCTCCTGGTCAAATGGTACCTGAATTTGATGAGGCTGTATTTCGCGGTGGTGATGTAGGTGAACTTCAAGGACCTATACAGACACAATTTGGTTTTCACCTTTTAGAAGTTACAGCAAGAGGCTAA
- the aguB gene encoding N-carbamoylputrescine amidase — protein MVKVAALQMAMGEDKEANVNKAESFVREAASNGANIILLPELFEGLYFCKDMDKKYFEWAKPLQNNKLIERFALLADELNVVILVSYFEKAKNKYDEVEYFNSLVVVNADGTIGDNYRKTHIPDGPGYEEKFYFKPGDTGFKVWDTKFGRIGVGICWDQWFSETARALAIKGAEIIFYPTAIGSEPEIGVDSKDHWQRVQMGHSACNTVPVVAANRIGVEDGESCSLTFYGSSFMTDYTGKKIAEASRDKEEIIYAEYDLEENKKQRIYWGLLRDRRPSCYEDLTI, from the coding sequence ATGGTAAAAGTAGCGGCACTTCAGATGGCAATGGGGGAAGATAAAGAGGCAAATGTAAATAAAGCTGAATCTTTTGTTAGAGAAGCTGCTTCTAATGGAGCAAACATTATCTTGCTGCCTGAGTTGTTTGAGGGCTTATACTTTTGTAAAGACATGGACAAAAAGTATTTTGAGTGGGCTAAACCACTTCAAAATAATAAACTGATAGAGCGTTTTGCACTGCTTGCAGATGAACTTAATGTGGTTATATTGGTTTCTTATTTTGAAAAAGCAAAAAATAAATATGATGAGGTTGAGTATTTCAACTCTTTAGTTGTAGTAAATGCAGATGGAACTATAGGCGATAACTACCGTAAAACTCATATACCTGACGGTCCTGGATATGAAGAGAAGTTTTACTTTAAACCTGGAGATACTGGATTTAAAGTATGGGATACAAAGTTTGGTCGTATAGGTGTAGGGATCTGTTGGGATCAGTGGTTTAGTGAGACAGCACGTGCACTGGCTATTAAAGGTGCTGAGATAATTTTTTACCCTACTGCGATCGGAAGTGAACCTGAGATTGGAGTTGATTCTAAAGATCATTGGCAGCGTGTACAGATGGGTCACTCAGCTTGTAACACTGTGCCTGTAGTTGCAGCAAACCGAATTGGTGTAGAGGATGGTGAGAGTTGTTCTCTGACATTTTACGGTTCATCTTTTATGACTGATTACACTGGTAAAAAAATAGCTGAAGCAAGCCGTGATAAAGAGGAGATCATTTACGCTGAGTACGATCTAGAAGAGAATAAAAAACAGCGTATCTACTGGGGGCTTTTACGAGATAGACGTCCTAGTTGTTATGAAGATCTGACAATATAA
- the miaA gene encoding tRNA (adenosine(37)-N6)-dimethylallyltransferase MiaA, which yields MKQLAIIGPTASGKSDLAIKIAKKIDAYILSIDSLSIYKEIDIVSAKPSREELSEVKHFGIDEIYPNEHFSVDIFIKLYHDVVAKCKEDGKNLVIVGGTSFYLKSLLQGLSPVPELSLEGKKNVNRAMIDLESTYNFLKLQDPEYMKNISANDSYRIEKALIIYEASKTIPSKWFEQNPPKPIIKDLIIFNIDVERDVLRQRIQKRTSKMLDMGLIDEVAYLEQKYTREPNSMGAIGIVEVLDYLDGKIDKKEMLELISIHTAQLAKRQQTFNKNQFEGLISAPLEELEEIILSDLHNN from the coding sequence ATGAAGCAACTTGCCATCATAGGTCCTACAGCATCTGGTAAAAGTGATCTTGCCATAAAGATCGCAAAAAAAATCGATGCATATATACTATCTATAGACTCACTCAGCATCTACAAAGAGATAGATATAGTTTCAGCTAAACCTAGCCGTGAAGAACTCTCTGAAGTTAAACATTTTGGCATAGATGAGATATACCCTAATGAACACTTTTCTGTTGATATTTTTATAAAACTTTATCATGATGTAGTTGCCAAATGTAAAGAAGACGGCAAAAACCTTGTTATAGTAGGCGGAACATCTTTTTACTTAAAATCTCTACTGCAAGGCTTATCACCTGTTCCTGAACTTAGTTTAGAAGGTAAAAAAAACGTTAACAGAGCTATGATAGATCTGGAAAGTACATACAACTTTTTAAAACTTCAAGATCCCGAGTATATGAAAAACATATCTGCAAATGACAGCTACCGTATAGAAAAAGCACTGATTATATATGAAGCTTCTAAAACAATTCCAAGTAAATGGTTTGAGCAAAATCCTCCAAAACCGATCATTAAAGATCTTATAATTTTCAACATAGATGTAGAGCGTGATGTTTTAAGACAAAGAATTCAAAAACGCACCTCTAAAATGTTAGATATGGGTCTAATTGATGAAGTGGCATATTTAGAGCAAAAATATACTAGAGAGCCAAACTCTATGGGAGCTATAGGAATAGTTGAAGTACTTGATTATTTAGATGGAAAGATAGATAAAAAAGAGATGTTAGAGCTTATCTCAATCCACACGGCACAACTTGCAAAACGACAACAAACTTTTAATAAAAATCAGTTTGAAGGTCTAATAAGTGCACCGCTTGAAGAGTTAGAAGAGATTATATTGTCAGATCTTCATAACAACTAG
- a CDS encoding AEC family transporter, whose protein sequence is MSSIIYSIIAIYIFIIMGYISKISFKEKIDDKTITILNVYFLQVFLTFWGLLVRPVDITLLYAPSVYLAIVVVVILISAILAKFLFENKKEYSIATVAAIIGNTGNLGIPLNIAIFGEESIPYTTVVNLVNVFVVYTMGVYYYSRGTYDAKTSLLNIVKLPILWAAIIAILLSVNNYQPSEVVMNMLMMGAYASMTMQLFLFGIYLYGTKIKLISKRLVLWVMSFKFLILPIVTFIVLSFVDLDPMIKGIIFMELLMPLAIANVNLASLYDCQPRIVTALVFISSIAFLGIIFIGVEVLKWF, encoded by the coding sequence ATGAGCTCTATAATATACTCCATTATTGCTATTTATATCTTTATCATTATGGGTTACATCTCTAAAATAAGTTTTAAAGAAAAAATAGATGATAAAACAATAACTATTTTAAATGTTTATTTTCTACAGGTTTTTTTAACTTTCTGGGGACTTTTGGTTCGTCCTGTAGATATCACTCTGCTCTATGCACCATCTGTTTACCTGGCAATTGTAGTTGTAGTAATATTGATATCTGCAATACTTGCAAAGTTTTTGTTTGAGAATAAAAAAGAGTACTCAATAGCTACAGTTGCAGCGATCATAGGAAATACTGGGAATCTTGGAATTCCACTAAACATAGCGATCTTTGGTGAGGAGTCTATTCCCTACACAACAGTTGTAAATTTGGTAAATGTTTTTGTTGTTTATACTATGGGGGTTTATTACTATTCACGCGGAACTTATGATGCAAAAACCTCACTTTTAAATATAGTAAAGCTCCCTATACTTTGGGCTGCAATAATTGCAATACTGCTAAGTGTCAACAACTATCAGCCAAGCGAAGTTGTAATGAACATGCTTATGATGGGTGCTTATGCTTCTATGACAATGCAGCTGTTTTTGTTTGGAATATATCTTTACGGAACAAAGATCAAACTAATAAGCAAACGCCTAGTGCTTTGGGTTATGAGTTTTAAATTTCTCATACTTCCTATTGTCACTTTTATAGTCCTTAGCTTTGTTGATCTAGATCCAATGATCAAAGGCATTATTTTTATGGAACTGCTTATGCCTTTAGCTATTGCAAACGTAAACCTTGCTTCACTTTATGACTGTCAGCCACGCATTGTTACGGCACTTGTATTTATATCTTCTATAGCATTTTTGGGAATCATATTTATAGGTGTAGAAGTGCTAAAATGGTTTTAA
- a CDS encoding EAL domain-containing protein — MSEVHGDEVLLKALTKFITAYAPLKGEDYYEALSRYVVENFEFEYAFVGKINDNITAVDVISGWAKDKPITTFSYNLENTPCDKVVSYDYEIHPKDVQKLYPNDQMIKSMGVEAYSGIALTNKDQAPVGIFVAISKKPFKNPQLVEHILKLCAGFLSAEMQRYAVELSTKNLKNIAYYDPLTKLPNRLLITDRIARAIANQSREKNIVAICLLDLDGFKDVNDTLGHDAGDYVLIEVARRIEDLIRPEDTVARLGGDEFVIVLSDIDTSEDAGKVLVRVLNAVAAPYNFKNKLIKSISASIGVAIYPEDNVDDDTLIRHADQAMYKAKNSGKNQFRFFDAKEHVKVKANFKALKKIEKAIDNGEFQLYYQPKLSAHNLKVESFEVLSRWVHPVLGVLSPSEFLPLIENDDLMYKFDEWVIRESLLGVEKLKKEGINVYLSVNISPKQFKQTNFVGKVKNIVTDMGIDPSYLKQIEFEITENTALESITHTNETMFELNSMGVSFALDDFGTGYSSLTHLKQLNVNTIKIDRSFIDDMLHDSQDMAIVNAIISLSKVFQIEVVAEGAENIEQLLMLLELGCDSIQGYTIAKPMSYEATLIYMKNFTSDPRWKVVTKNIPRRADFELLLAESNHKYWAELVIDSISRDNYKNIPQLSYNSCRLGKWMHNNGKVHFSKYGSFHELKTIHKNIHKEVGLIIEKLSKGASEEEREKSIEKIVTMRNKLVSAINKLEIEYKEDKGIKQ, encoded by the coding sequence TTGAGTGAAGTTCATGGTGATGAAGTTTTACTAAAAGCATTGACAAAGTTTATAACTGCTTATGCACCACTAAAAGGTGAAGATTATTATGAAGCTTTGTCTAGATATGTTGTTGAAAACTTTGAATTTGAATATGCTTTTGTCGGAAAGATTAACGATAACATTACGGCTGTTGATGTAATATCCGGTTGGGCTAAAGACAAGCCGATCACAACTTTTAGTTACAACTTGGAAAATACACCGTGTGATAAAGTTGTCTCTTATGATTATGAAATCCATCCTAAAGATGTGCAAAAACTCTATCCAAACGATCAAATGATAAAGAGTATGGGTGTAGAAGCTTACTCCGGTATAGCTTTGACAAATAAAGATCAAGCACCAGTTGGAATTTTTGTAGCCATAAGTAAAAAACCTTTTAAAAACCCACAGTTGGTTGAGCATATACTAAAACTGTGTGCAGGTTTTTTAAGTGCTGAGATGCAAAGATATGCAGTTGAACTCAGCACAAAAAATTTAAAAAACATAGCTTATTATGATCCTTTAACAAAGCTACCCAATAGACTCCTTATTACAGACAGAATAGCTCGTGCTATTGCAAATCAAAGCAGAGAAAAAAATATAGTAGCAATTTGTCTGCTTGATCTGGATGGTTTTAAAGATGTAAACGATACTCTTGGACATGATGCAGGAGATTATGTTTTAATAGAAGTAGCAAGAAGAATAGAAGATCTGATAAGACCCGAAGACACTGTTGCAAGACTTGGAGGGGATGAATTTGTAATTGTTTTAAGCGATATAGATACATCTGAAGATGCCGGAAAAGTTTTAGTAAGAGTACTAAATGCAGTAGCAGCTCCGTATAATTTTAAAAATAAACTTATTAAGTCTATCTCGGCTAGTATCGGTGTAGCCATATACCCTGAAGATAATGTAGATGATGATACTCTGATAAGACACGCCGATCAAGCAATGTATAAAGCTAAAAACAGCGGTAAAAATCAGTTTCGTTTTTTTGATGCAAAAGAACATGTAAAAGTAAAAGCAAATTTCAAAGCTTTAAAGAAGATTGAAAAAGCTATTGACAACGGTGAATTTCAACTCTATTATCAACCAAAACTTAGTGCACATAATTTAAAAGTTGAAAGCTTTGAAGTACTTTCCAGATGGGTACATCCTGTTCTTGGAGTGCTATCACCAAGTGAGTTTTTACCACTTATAGAAAATGATGATTTGATGTATAAGTTTGATGAGTGGGTTATTAGAGAGTCATTACTAGGTGTTGAGAAGTTAAAAAAAGAAGGTATTAATGTATATCTGTCCGTAAATATATCGCCTAAACAGTTTAAACAAACTAACTTTGTAGGTAAGGTTAAAAACATTGTTACTGATATGGGTATAGACCCTTCTTATTTAAAGCAAATAGAGTTTGAAATAACTGAAAACACGGCTTTAGAGAGTATAACTCATACCAATGAGACTATGTTTGAATTAAACAGTATGGGTGTTAGTTTTGCTTTGGATGATTTTGGAACCGGTTATTCATCTTTAACACACTTGAAACAGCTCAATGTAAACACCATTAAAATAGATAGAAGTTTTATAGATGATATGCTGCATGACTCGCAAGATATGGCTATTGTAAATGCCATAATTTCACTCTCTAAAGTTTTTCAAATTGAAGTTGTAGCTGAGGGTGCTGAAAATATAGAACAACTTCTGATGCTTCTGGAACTTGGTTGTGATTCTATTCAAGGCTATACTATTGCAAAACCTATGAGTTATGAAGCTACACTAATTTATATGAAAAATTTTACATCTGACCCTAGATGGAAAGTTGTTACAAAAAATATTCCTAGACGTGCTGACTTTGAACTGTTACTTGCTGAGAGCAACCATAAATACTGGGCTGAACTTGTAATAGACAGTATAAGTAGAGACAACTATAAAAATATTCCACAGCTTTCATATAATTCGTGTAGACTTGGAAAATGGATGCATAATAACGGGAAAGTGCACTTTTCAAAATATGGAAGCTTTCATGAGTTAAAAACTATTCATAAAAATATACATAAAGAGGTTGGTTTAATTATTGAAAAGTTAAGTAAAGGTGCTTCAGAAGAAGAAAGAGAAAAAAGTATTGAAAAAATTGTAACTATGAGAAATAAACTTGTATCTGCAATAAATAAATTAGAAATAGAGTATAAAGAAGATAAGGGGATTAAACAATGA
- a CDS encoding bacteriohemerythrin codes for MSSQLGEIKWSTDYETGVEEIDEQHHILVNTLNEANELLTKEYSLENLQNITKDLLSYALYHFETEEELMQEYNYEGEAPKDFENHMKQHRDFSAKVVEVRDSLKSGNLIGQDELISFLLNWLLNHIDKTDKKLGKFLSEKM; via the coding sequence ATGAGCAGTCAGCTAGGGGAAATAAAATGGAGTACAGATTATGAAACAGGTGTTGAGGAAATAGATGAACAACACCATATATTAGTAAACACTCTAAATGAAGCTAACGAGCTTCTTACAAAAGAGTATTCTTTAGAAAATTTGCAAAACATAACGAAGGATCTACTTAGTTATGCACTTTACCATTTTGAAACAGAAGAGGAGTTAATGCAGGAGTACAACTATGAAGGTGAGGCTCCAAAAGACTTTGAGAATCATATGAAACAACACAGAGATTTTTCTGCAAAAGTTGTTGAGGTTAGAGACTCTTTAAAATCAGGTAACCTGATAGGTCAAGATGAACTTATAAGTTTTTTATTAAACTGGCTACTTAATCATATAGATAAAACAGATAAGAAGTTAGGTAAATTCTTATCAGAGAAAATGTAA
- a CDS encoding PocR ligand-binding domain-containing protein has protein sequence MNYKFSEIADIKMLQDLLDGFAPLYPVATAILDVDGEILAASNWRRICTAYHRVEPTTSQRCLESDTALANGLSEQKEYNVYKCKNGLVDVAFPIIIDGKHLANFFIGQFLFEEPDREYFINQAKTFGFDTSDYLKALDEVKVIPEQEIKNLLEFFAKQVNILAKLGKANLDEQNINAKLEQKVQARTVELEKINQLLKKSQEIANLGIWELDIVNNKLYWSDEIFKIFEKNKKNFSASYEGFIEVVHPDDRELVSSAYENSIVTKEKYQIAHRLIMDDGRIKWVEEQCETEFDSQGNALKSIGTVYDITRRKEVEELLQETLDKQNAILKVENVGFAFTKKRKFTWVNSAFENMFGYDNGELVGKSTRTIYASDEGYRYYGKVGYPKLVENGVYNQEVECIRKDGSHFTILASMTALTNDLSEAVGVFVDVTEATELRKQLEEINQQLAERANRDFLTKLYNRRGFEERCKEVIEFAKREGSKISIAMFDVDHFKKVNDTFGHDEGDKVLKFVADTLVDIGRKSDIIGRYGGEEFILLMPPKTDVEESIIAAERVRLSIQNNPIDNIGKITISAGVATIFPNPNDDTKQIADILRKQADKALYYAKENGRNRVVHSDKL, from the coding sequence ATGAATTATAAATTTTCAGAAATAGCTGATATTAAAATGTTGCAGGACCTACTCGATGGTTTTGCTCCACTGTATCCAGTGGCTACTGCAATTCTTGACGTAGATGGTGAGATACTTGCCGCTTCAAACTGGAGACGTATATGTACAGCTTATCACAGGGTTGAACCGACAACATCTCAGAGATGTTTAGAGAGTGATACTGCACTAGCAAACGGACTAAGTGAACAAAAAGAATATAACGTTTATAAATGTAAAAATGGTCTTGTTGATGTCGCGTTTCCAATAATTATAGACGGTAAACACCTTGCCAATTTTTTTATCGGACAGTTTCTTTTTGAAGAGCCAGATAGAGAATATTTTATAAATCAAGCTAAAACATTCGGTTTTGACACATCAGACTATTTAAAAGCTCTTGATGAAGTAAAAGTTATACCTGAACAAGAGATAAAAAACCTTTTAGAGTTTTTTGCCAAACAAGTAAATATTTTAGCAAAGCTCGGAAAAGCAAATCTAGACGAACAGAATATTAATGCTAAGCTTGAGCAAAAAGTTCAAGCAAGAACAGTGGAACTTGAAAAAATAAACCAACTTTTAAAAAAATCACAGGAGATTGCCAATTTGGGAATTTGGGAGTTGGATATAGTCAACAATAAGTTGTACTGGTCAGATGAAATATTTAAGATATTTGAAAAAAATAAAAAGAATTTTTCTGCATCATATGAAGGTTTTATAGAGGTTGTACACCCTGATGATCGTGAGCTGGTTTCCAGTGCTTATGAGAACTCTATTGTTACTAAAGAGAAGTATCAAATCGCTCATAGATTGATTATGGATGATGGACGGATCAAGTGGGTAGAGGAACAGTGTGAAACTGAATTTGACTCGCAAGGAAATGCTCTTAAATCAATTGGAACTGTTTATGATATTACAAGACGTAAAGAGGTAGAAGAACTTCTACAAGAGACACTTGATAAACAAAATGCCATACTAAAAGTGGAAAATGTAGGATTTGCTTTTACAAAAAAGAGAAAGTTTACATGGGTGAATAGTGCATTTGAAAATATGTTTGGTTATGACAATGGTGAACTTGTTGGAAAAAGCACAAGAACTATTTATGCAAGTGATGAAGGGTATCGTTATTATGGAAAGGTAGGATATCCAAAGCTAGTTGAAAACGGTGTCTATAATCAAGAGGTAGAGTGTATTAGAAAAGATGGCAGTCATTTCACGATATTGGCAAGTATGACAGCACTGACGAATGATTTAAGTGAAGCAGTCGGTGTTTTTGTTGATGTGACAGAAGCTACTGAACTAAGAAAACAATTAGAAGAAATTAATCAGCAATTAGCTGAACGAGCTAACAGAGATTTCCTAACAAAACTTTACAATAGACGTGGCTTTGAGGAACGTTGCAAAGAGGTAATTGAATTTGCAAAGAGGGAAGGTTCAAAAATTAGTATTGCAATGTTTGATGTTGATCATTTCAAGAAGGTTAATGATACATTTGGGCACGATGAAGGTGATAAAGTTTTAAAGTTTGTCGCAGATACTTTAGTTGATATAGGTAGAAAAAGTGATATTATAGGTCGTTATGGTGGGGAAGAGTTTATTTTGTTAATGCCTCCAAAAACAGATGTAGAAGAATCTATTATTGCAGCAGAAAGAGTTAGGCTGTCTATTCAGAATAATCCTATTGATAATATTGGTAAAATAACTATTAGTGCCGGAGTCGCAACTATATTTCCTAATCCAAACGATGATACGAAACAAATTGCAGATATTTTAAGAAAACAGGCAGATAAAGCACTCTATTATGCTAAAGAAAACGGTAGAAACAGAGTAGTTCATTCTGATAAATTGTAG
- a CDS encoding DsrE family protein, with amino-acid sequence MKQDKLLIVWSSGEIDVAKRLILLYGSVMLERKYWDAATIMVWGPSAKLIAENKEIQERVKVVMDTGVKFNTCVVCSDEYGITDQLKELGIEPIHTGEMLTESLKSDDTKVLTF; translated from the coding sequence ATGAAACAAGATAAACTTCTTATAGTATGGTCAAGTGGTGAAATAGACGTAGCTAAAAGACTTATACTTCTTTACGGCTCAGTGATGCTTGAGAGAAAATATTGGGACGCGGCTACTATTATGGTTTGGGGACCATCAGCAAAGCTAATAGCTGAAAATAAAGAGATTCAAGAAAGAGTCAAAGTAGTTATGGATACAGGTGTAAAGTTTAATACATGCGTAGTTTGCTCAGATGAATACGGTATAACTGATCAGCTAAAAGAGTTAGGAATAGAGCCTATACATACAGGCGAGATGTTGACTGAATCTCTAAAGAGTGACGACACAAAAGTTTTAACATTTTAA
- a CDS encoding thioredoxin family protein — translation MQTLENIQQTIKENLAVMVYFSAPTCNVCHALKPKLLEALEANFEDFKVESVDISVNEDIAPHFGVFAIPTILIFLDGKEFLRKSRNMSVDEVIREIKRPYEIMTS, via the coding sequence ATGCAAACATTAGAAAATATACAACAAACGATCAAAGAAAACCTGGCTGTAATGGTGTACTTCTCAGCTCCCACATGTAATGTATGCCATGCTTTAAAACCAAAACTTTTAGAAGCACTTGAAGCAAACTTTGAAGACTTTAAAGTTGAGAGTGTAGATATAAGTGTAAATGAAGATATAGCACCGCACTTTGGAGTTTTTGCTATTCCTACTATATTGATTTTTTTAGATGGCAAAGAGTTTTTACGCAAAAGCAGAAATATGAGTGTTGATGAGGTAATCCGCGAGATCAAACGTCCATACGAGATAATGACATCTTAA
- a CDS encoding SDR family NAD(P)-dependent oxidoreductase: protein MKNILITGCSSGIGYDTAHYLQQNGYKVYATAREQEDVERLKAEGLRSYLLDVRDAEQIKEVLDLIIKEDGELYALFNNAGFGQPGAVEDITTTVLKEQFETNLFGLHELTYQVLKIMRSQGYGRIMQHSSVLGIISLRFRGAYNASKYAIEGLCDTLRLELMDSDIYVSTINTGPVKSDFRKNATIKFRQNVDLEQSLWKSEYEAQLLERKESKDTDIFTKNSDVVIKNIVHALEAKKPRPRYYNTLATHLLGGFKRVLPTSFLDKLLLKI, encoded by the coding sequence ATGAAAAATATACTAATAACTGGATGCTCAAGCGGAATAGGTTACGACACTGCACACTATCTTCAACAAAACGGTTACAAAGTTTATGCAACTGCCAGAGAGCAAGAAGATGTTGAGCGTTTAAAAGCCGAAGGTTTACGCTCATATCTTTTAGATGTAAGAGATGCTGAGCAGATAAAAGAAGTGCTAGATTTGATTATAAAAGAAGACGGCGAGTTATATGCACTGTTTAACAATGCTGGATTCGGTCAGCCTGGAGCTGTAGAAGATATTACAACTACAGTTCTTAAAGAGCAGTTTGAGACAAACCTTTTTGGTTTGCATGAGCTTACATATCAAGTTTTAAAAATTATGCGCTCTCAAGGTTATGGTCGAATTATGCAGCACTCTTCCGTTTTAGGAATAATCTCTCTTCGTTTCCGTGGAGCCTACAATGCAAGCAAATATGCAATAGAAGGGTTGTGCGATACTTTGCGTCTGGAACTTATGGACAGCGATATATATGTAAGTACTATAAATACTGGTCCTGTAAAAAGTGATTTTAGAAAAAACGCAACTATAAAATTTAGACAAAATGTAGATTTAGAACAGAGTTTGTGGAAAAGCGAGTATGAAGCTCAGTTGTTAGAGAGAAAAGAGAGTAAAGATACTGACATCTTTACAAAAAACAGCGATGTTGTTATAAAAAACATAGTCCATGCACTTGAAGCTAAAAAACCTCGTCCTAGATACTATAATACCTTAGCCACCCATTTACTGGGTGGCTTTAAAAGAGTTTTACCAACGTCTTTTTTAGATAAGTTACTGTTAAAAATATAG